In one Nicotiana tomentosiformis chromosome 6, ASM39032v3, whole genome shotgun sequence genomic region, the following are encoded:
- the LOC138894140 gene encoding uncharacterized protein: protein MTGYAKFIKDLVTKKRSMNCETIKMTHQVSDIMHSMAPNLEDLGAFTIPCTIGSANFAKALCDLGASINLMPYSVFKTLGIGKPRPTSMRLQMADRTMKRPLGIIDDVLVWVDKFILPADFVILDCEVDYEVPIILGRHFLATWKALVDVEDGDLTFRVGDENVVFHVCKSMRQPNSNEVCSFVDLVIEVIVNDTSVMINMEDPLEVVLLNHEDDEKAGLIECTNALQGMGSYT from the coding sequence ATGACGGGATATGCCAAGTTTATAAAggacttggtaacaaagaagaggtcaatgaactgtgagacgatcaaaatgacacatcaagtgagtgacATTATGCATTCCATGGCTCCAAATCTAGAAGATCtcggtgcctttacaattccatgcactatcGGTAGTGCCAATTTTGCCAAAGCCTTGTGCGATTtgggagcgagcattaatttgatgccatattctgtgTTCAAGACATTGGGGATAGGGAAACCAAGACCTActtccatgaggttgcaaatggcggaccgaacaatgaaaaggccattggggataattgatgatgtgctagtttgggtcgacaagttcatacttcccgcagattttgtgatactcgactgtgaggttgactatgaggtgccaatcATATTGGGGAGACATTTTCTAGCAACATggaaggcattggttgatgtggaagATGGGGatctcaccttccgggtgggcgatgaaaatgttgtattccacgtgtgcaagtCAATGAGGCAGCCTAATAGTAATGAAGtatgctcttttgtggatcttgtgataGAGGTGATTGTTAATGACACGAGTGTTATGATCAATATGGAAGACCCTCTAGAAgttgtgttgttgaatcatgaggATGATGAGAAGGCAGGCTTGATAGAATGTacaaatgctttgcaaggaatgggatcttACACATAA
- the LOC138894141 gene encoding uncharacterized protein, with the protein MVSAQVATLPAPPARGGGQVGRGHPRGGGQARFYAFPDGGGCIGCCHQRYGYDFYVIFGMDWLSLYYVILDCHTKTVTLAIPGLSWLEWRGTFDYIPSRVVSFLKVQQTVKKGCEAYLSFVIDVSVDTPTVELVLVVRDFPFVFPADLSDMPPRDIDFGIDLVPGTQSISIPPYRIAPVELKELKEQLQELLDKGFDQPSV; encoded by the exons ATGGTTTCCGCTCAAGTTGCCACTCTACCTGCCccaccagctaggggtggaggtcaggtgggtagaggtcaccctagagggggaggccaggctcgtttctatgcttttcctgatGGAGGCGGTTGCATCGGATGCTGTCATCAAAGATATGGTTACg acttttATGTGATCtttggcatggattggttgtcgctctattatgttattttggattgtcacaccaagactgtgacattggctattCCAGGTTTGTcgtggttggagtggaggggtacatttGATTATATTCCTAGTAGAGTTGTGTCCTTTCTGAAGGTGCAGCAGACAGTTAAGAAGGGGTGTGAAGCGTATCTATCTTTTGTGatagatgtcagtgttgatactcctaccgttgaattagttctggtagtgagagatTTTCCTTTTGTATTCCCAGCAGATCTTTCGGACATGCCGCCtagagatatcgattttggtattgacctggtgccGGGTACTCagtctatttctattccaccataccgtatagcaccagtggagttgaaggagctaaaggaacaactacaagaattgcttgataagggtttcgaTCAGCCTAGCGTATAA